The genomic window AAACATTACAACAACTTTGTTTGCATGGTTGAACTGTTTACATGATGCATGCCATTTCTTAATCACTGCTGAAACAATGGACCATTGGTCATTTGTCCAGTAAGAATCTATTCACATGCAATTGTTTACAAATGTTTAATTATAATTACAAATATAGCCATATTTCTCCAAAATAATGGAAGCATTTTGCCAGTATCTCCTGTACGCGTAGGAGTACTACAACAATGCACACTTTGAACATCTCCACTGTAAATTAATGATAGTGGATAGACAGTATTGCACATTTTACATCGCTCATATATTCCTTTGTTGCATTGtaaatctgtaaatctgtaaatctgtaaCCTGAGAGTCTGTGTTAATCAGTAGCTCCCAAAACTCAGGCCACACAAAATGCTGCCAAAGCAATACAACTGCACACAATCACAACTCTCTCATTTTCAATACATTCTATTTCTTGTTCCTTGTGTTTGTCCCACTCTTTGCTGCTGTAATGACCCAACTTCCCCTCAAGATCAATAAAGTTAATCTCATTTTATCTTAATGGACGCTGTGTTGTTGCTCAAAGATCAAGTAATTACATCTGAGCTTTAGGGGTTTGACCCATCAAGGGTTCTCCTGAAGACTCACGGAGGAGCCGaaacacacaataacaacaaaagatGCTCGATTTCTGAGTAAAAGGAAATGTTGGATAAATTATTTCTGACTTGACAACATGAGATTTTGAGTTTCAGATGAAAGCAGCAGCTGTGCTCTGTCTTACTGATTGTTCGGGGATTTAGATCCTGTTTGCTACTCTCGACATTTTTACAGATCATTTTACACAGTCTGTTGcaatgaggaagaaaaaaggaCTTTGCTCGGATATGCTTCACATCGTGTGCAGGTCTTGTGATGCTGCGGAAGTGTCTCTGATAGTGACAGGGAACAGACACTGACTGACGCCTGTAAGGTAACGATTCTGCTCCACCTTTTCTTTATATATATCCCAAAACCTTGCTCTTATTTCTACAGCGAGTAGTTATTGCACTCTTTTATATTGCTCTTAAACAGCACGTCAACCTCATAATCTTTGCATTATTGTTAAAACCTGGCATTTCTACAAGTTAGTGGGAAAATGTTTAGCTTTACGAGTAGATAAAACGCTAGTGTCGGTGTTAAGATGATGGTTAAAACTGTAGAGAAAGCTTACTGGAGATTATGTCACTGATTTTTCATCATGTATATTAGGTGATAAAGCTATTTGCAAACTGTTGTGTTGCTGTGACGTGATTGGTCATGGACTGGAAGAGTAACCTGAGGCGCACCCAGTCACTGAGGAGCGTCCCCTCGTCATGTGACAAGCCCACCTGGACAGAGGCAGGGCTTCGGGACAAGACAACATCTGTGTCCCAGCTTGTTGCAAGGTGAGGGAAACGTCATCTTCCTCACTCTTTCTACATATGTGACAACTAAATAGTACAACCCTCCATAACCTTCTACATGCTGTACTTGTATGTTAGTAGATGATTAAACAGCCCAGTTGGCAGatgaaaatattggcattgtacatttctgcaaatcatgttaCATTTCTATGTTTCATCATATCAtgtcaatgtttctaaagtgatatGGCTTTGATTACgtgtatatgagctgattttgtcatggGTAGGTGGAGGAAATGGTGGCTGGCACGACAGCTGCCAagctacaaacaaacaaacagcaaaacaggTTGATTTTTTTGTGAGATCTCACTGCATTTTCAgcagaggtgttttttttatttgtaagccatcactgtgtttccagcagtgattgtgATCTTTCTTAACTCCtccgatacgatacaatacgatacggtacgatacgatacgatacaatgcaatacgatacgatacaatgcTGTgcgatatactttattgtcccataaggaaatttgtcttggactcaggagctgcacaggtgttgctgccttacaatagtagtccagaagaaatgaaaagcatacaccataaaaaaaaccaaacataaCGTATACTATACATAACAGTATTGCACATCAGCCACTCATGTGTTGCACATTACACAGAGCACCATAAGCAAAACACAACCTCTAGGCagaaagcagcagcaacagagtcCGCGTTGCTAGTAGAGTAGCGCCACTGGATgtaaacatgtacacacattaaccacagcattgttgcaatgtaaataaacacaaaatttcAACATTAACACCTGCAgatcaacaaacaaaaccagctgATTTCAGCAAAACGTCATAGCAGTTCCAGCGGTGATTTTTCCACCaaaggttgattttttttttagtaagcaaacactgtgtttccagcattaACTgggatcttttcctaaccttgaTAAgcattttttgtgcctaaacatacatacatgtaccacagctttgttgaaacataaagaaatacAAAGTTTTCAACACTGACACCTAGGCGTGACAGCTGCCAAactgcagagcagcaggcaACAAAACTGGTCAATTCCAGCAGTGATTGTGaacttttcctaaccataaacaagtgttttttgtgtttgagcATACACACATTAATCAGAGCATGAAACAAAGAAACTTGAAAAAACTCAAAATTTGTACAATTACACCATGGTGCGAcacctgccaaactgcagaccaacaaacaacaaaaccagttgatTTTAgcagtgtgttactgtgtttccagcagccattgtgatcttttccaaaccctGAACAAGTGTttcttgtgcctaaacataatcaTAGAGGGTTACTGAAACACAGGGAAACATAAAGGTTTAACATATCCGCCACGTGATAATGTCCAAATGTCACAAAtctgtggttttcagaaacgtaccatgccaacatttatcCTGCTGACTGCATTGTGATTAAAAAACCTTTTGTATACATAACAGGTATCAAACTACAGTGAAGGGAAGCGCATCTATTCAAGAAACTTCAGTAAATAATGTTGAAGCAAAGACAAAGCAGGAGTTCAAAGAGGTAACCTCTGACTCAAACACAAAGCATCTTCAGtgtggaaaaaataattaatacagCTGCATGCAAtcgtgtttttttgtgtgtatcacTGTTAGATAACACCATCCCTTCTGGAGAGTAAAGAAACTCTGGAGTCTCTGATGAGGAGAAATGAGATGAGAGAACGGTCTCGAGACAAAACCAATCTGACCCGCAGTAAGTCAGTGGGGAGCCTTCATAGCAGCGCAGGGTCCATCGGGGCCCTGAAGGCTCTGTTTGAGTCGAAGGCAGCCACACAGAACACGGTGAAGAGCAGTGTCAGAGCTGTGAGTTTCACGTCACCTTACAGGGAAGCAGACATCATGCCAGTGGTTAACGGAGACGTTGAAGAGGCTCCAGCTGATGATGCTGAAACTGATGCAAAAGATCATGTGACTCGAAAGGTAAAGACAATCACTCATATTGGCTTAAACGTCCGATTTCAGGCCATTTCCATCATGCTACTTCCATAAATAGAATACATATTGTCACATCGACAGACGTGTGGCTACTTAGCTGCAGTGACCGTTTATTTGTCTCTCTCCAGGTGGTGAATCAGACCCGGAtagagaggagaaaaacaataggggGTATTGATTTTGAAACAATGGTATCCTCTCTAGCTGGTGAGTACCCGACAACTTTCATCAAAGTGTGCACTGAGATGAACCGCCGACTTGACCATTATGTTTTCCTGTCTACTGCCCAATAAAGCTGGGAAATAAATCTTCAAAGTGTATTTCAACATGACAGAGAGATCACTAAAGCATCCCTCTATTGAGTAGCTATCAATAACACTTTGACTGAAACTTTTTATTGTTCAGTGAGGGGAACTTGATCGGTACAGAGAGttaacaatttaaaaacacaacataaacacatgATAAAATGTAACATAAACTACATATAgcaatcataaaaaaaaatcttaaaatcttaACACAAAAGATACACTTCAAGGATAAAGACCAGTTGATGTGACTAACTACAGCCCTGATCAAGGCTGTGAGGAAACTGAAACTGGCATCATGCCCTTAGGCTACTCCAGACCTTGATATGCTTTAAAAGCTCAGATACTACTGAGCAAAGAAGTCgaataacaaaaatatttttaaatgtttaaaagagACTGGAATTTCTattgaaacaaaaatgtaattcagTACTAATTACACAGAAAACTGAGACAGTGTTTGAATTTTATAAGCACACAAGATGTGATTAAAAACAGgtatattaaaaataatgataGGGATTTTGCGGGAGAAGTAAGAAACACAAAGCGGCTTATGGTAAAAACTTCCCGTCCAGACTTTCAAATCTATTaacaaataatatttctctcctaaaCATGAGAATATagcagacaaaacaagaaagtataataatcataaatgaAATGATACATAAACATGACTAATATGTTAACTACTACTACAGGAGTTTTGTAATATTAGATTTAAATGAGAGTAATGATGGACAGGTTTTAGTGAAGTGATGACTGTTGTTTCAAAGTACTGTAATGGCCCTCTGTATTTCAAAGCATATTGTCCAAGTGTTGTGCAGTAATAGGGAGGGTAAATATCtcctgcttgttttgtttgtttgataaatgttaatattagatttagatttaatttcTTGAACAGAGGAGCTGATGATTCCCAACGATGTGCTGCAGTTGCCAATTGGATAAATTTCTTTTGGATTAAAAGTAATTTTTGCAGGGACGAAGGATATGCACTGGCCCAAATGATGTTACAGTAGGATATGTGTGGATACATTAAACTATGGTAGAGTGTTAGTAGACAGGAGTGATTCACCATTGACTTTTCTAATGATGCCAAATGACTTCAAAATTGTTTTACACACCAACTCAATGTTGTATTTCCAAATAATTATATGAAATTCATCGCAAATAGAGAGTCGGTGCACAGGAGGTCAGCTGCAAAAAATGTATTGTGTCGACTGGAATGCATTCAGTTCAACGTACATAAGAAATTAAGTGTGCATACAAAAATTAATATTGTTtaaacaatcatttatttgggTAAGTCATGATTTGCCTATGATTAGTGTCAAATTACATAGATCTATTTATAAAACATCAAAGGACATTATCAGGGAATACCTGACCTATAAATTAGGTATTACCCAATCATCTTTTGCTTTCGATCTACCACAATAGCAAATATCAGCCCAATTCAGTGTCTAAATCTTCATGCAACTGAAAAACCCCAAACAAGATGCCAGCTCCTGCTAAACACGCCTTGGAAAGCTGTCTCCGAGTCCAATGACTCAGGTCAAAGCTGTGGACGGTATGAATGAAAGGGACGAGGTGAAATGGAGATGAATATCAGCACAGTGACTGTGCAAGAAGCTGTGATTGACTCAACCTGGTGCGGCTATAGTAAACCACTCCAGAACAGGACAGAAATAGCCAGTGAGCTGCAAGTCCGGAATAGGTGCAGGAGGGTGAAAGGGTCAGCTGTCACCGGGGCAGGAATGAGGCAGAGAAGGGGAGCGACTGAGAGTGGCAGAGGCTCCATTagcagacacaaagcaacaggAAATCAGACCTGACTCGCTCACAAAGACTGAAAGAGAATAAGAAGAAAGGCAGGTCAGAAGGAGCTGGGAGCTGTTCATTTTCTGTGAGTATAGATTTGTATTTGAATGGGGCAAAAAGAGAATAATCTGTGTGTCTGCTCAGGAGTTATATGGCTTGGACATGCACTTAGATACTTCAAACCTTATGAAGCTTAAATAAATAGAATATACTGAGGCAGCTTATAAGACCTATGATGGATAGTTTTTGTAGCTATGTAAATCTTGAAATATTAGGAAGTTGAGACTAGGGGCTGACTTAAATGTTGCAACAAAATTTTACCAAATCCTCACACTAAAGAGTTCGGTCCAAATTGACAGCAGAAAGCAaaggtgtaggttttgtttaaTGTTGGGGGTTTGGTGGATCTTCatcagaaaattttgagcatcaaacacttaattttctgcattctggtaaATTTCGATGcatcaatttgtgttttttctgcatcaatttatgatgtaaatgtcctctgctactttcatatttcatttcatGGGGCAGCTACTGATCTATCAATTTATCATCCTTAGTTCTACAATGAATTTTACTAGATATCAGTGCTTATTTTGCTCTTGTATGCTTCGTCAACTGCAGCTGCAGTGACTTGCCTGTCCGTTTAACGCTCAGTATCTGTGTCAGTGGAGTCAGGTGTCTGTCCCTCTCCACCACAAGTGGTACATTTATAACTCGACCACATGCCAGCTGCTGAATATCAGCTCAGGAAGTGTTATTACCAGTGACCCTTGAATTGCAAACTATTGACACACAGTTTGCCGACATGGATGTGACGCTGAAGCCACTGAGTCAATTGTATAAATTCAGTTTCTCTCAGTCACGTGATGTTATGAAACTCTCCAAATATAGCATTTATTTTGATCCCAGCTGCCTTTTTAACAGCTGATATTAACAAGTAAACAAAGTGAGACAAAATCAGGCTACTTTTGTCTTTTCCCTGATATCCCATGCAGAGAATTTAATTGCACATTTGAACACAGCGAGTACTTAATTCCGTTATCAACATGGATCTCAGCCATCTTAGATTAGGCAATTATTCTCAGTACTACAGAGTATAGCTTGTGTCATGAATCAATTTAACACATTCAAActggtgtgtgtgatgtctcTGCAGATGAAAAGAGGAGGTCAATTGCAGATTTTAGAGACAGCTCCTTCATCCAAACCAAGGAGACACTGAGCGTGTCAGTCAAAGCTATGTCTGCTCTCTATCTGTCAAAAGTGGCACCACAGGATTCGACACACAGCCCTTTAAAACCGGTGAATACCCGTCTACAACGTCTGTGTTCTCTCCTTTCAatcctgtctcctagaaatgtAATTGTAAGTTACTAAACTGCTTTCTTAATAATGTTCTTGTGGCAACCTAATCGCTGCCTGGATTATGATCAGAGATGTTTCTACTACATCCATGTACCATGTAGGCTTTGGAAGGAGGTGGTTGGGAAGGATGGTGGGCGTACACAGTGCAGGCTCCTGGCACGACAACTTCAGATTAGCGTCCAGACTCCTGTTTTAGGAATATAGATAACAAAAGTACTTTGGAccaggttaggaaaagattgtggttttatttacattttaacaagaAACATTATAAGAAAAACTTGTCTGGAGTTTCAAATATgttcttcttcaacattttatgAATGACTAAAATGCGTTTTTTTAGTGAACATTTTGTTGATACATTCAGTATCACCATTAATGCAACTTGCCAGGTTCGTTAATCATGAACATTTCCTCCTCAAGTTAATAGAAAACATACTTAACTCAGCATTACGTTTCCCTCAAAAgaaatttgctgtttcaaattagttATATATAAgcgtaatttctaggagacaggacTGCTCTTTTTTCTTCCAGGATTTTATTTCCCTATTTTATAAGTTAACTCTCAAAGATATGCACTGGGCTAAAGCTAAATCTTAcagaccagtggttctcaactggtaggtcacggtccaaaagtaACTtgcattctgaatggaccgcaagtgactcaaaaacatactttattttgaagtacagtgaatttctagcacagaccttttattttgaagtgctgtttcctgctgaagAGTGAGTAACCAGCATATAACttcctgacagagacagaaaactagctcgacaacatggcgACAtccaagtatgacactgaatataaatataaataatataaactgtTTGGACCTTGGGCTAATGAGTAAGGAGCAATCTGGACCCCGCGGCTGGACtagctgggaaccactgtgaTAAAGCATgacaaaaaagactacaaatGTATTCAAGCAGTTTCATCTTAAAATTTAAATTACAAGATTTTATTACACATATTAAGTAAGATAAGTCTATCTCAGCATTTATACAAAATGATGTATGATTATCAGATCAAATAactaaatatgtttttgttgtgacCTTTAAACTTCACTGTGGCAACATATTTTACGAAGTAGATTTATAGCTACACACTGCAGCTTATTATCTTTTTCAGTATCATGTAACACACTATAAAGTGTAACAACATATCATTTAATGACTCTGTCAGCCAACATTGCTCATTTCAGGCTAACCTGaactgaaaaatattgtttctGTCTAGGCACAAGGTCAGTCATCTGAATCTGGGAAGAGGGTCAAACAGGTAAGGTGTCATTTTACTAGATATTCTGCATGACAATGTGCATCTGATTTGCACTGCAACAATAACATCTTCAACACTGTCATACCCCATACAGCTCAATAACTAACTGCTTGTTTTCCTAAGAGATGAACAATTTTCtttgaaagaaataaacagATATTGGATGCCTTCCAGTCtacatttcattttactgtatttGCCACTGTGGTTGCATTTGCTGGTTGCTTTGGAGCTCATCTAACCCACTGACACCTGGCGTGTGGAAAGCAAATATACTGGTATGATCTGGATGGTAATGTACCCCTTTCATTGCTGTAATCATGTCTGCATACTCTGGAGCATGGGTTTCACTGAATAGCTCACTTCTGTTACTAAGAACTCAATGATGAAAACACTACTTTGTTCTTCTAAGATGGCTGAAGACTCCCAACATACAAAAGATGACATCCCTCCACCTCCTTCTGGCAGACATCAGCCAGGACCAGAAAACATCCATGGAGCACATTACCTACAGTCCATGCCGGCCCAACTGTCCAAAGAAAAGCTACACCAACAGCGGCAGAAATGTGAGCTGAGAAGGCTCCTGAAGCACACGCACCCTGAGCTGAAGATGTTGGACGAAGTTGTGGATGAGGAGCTTGCTGAGGTTTTGAGCTCAGAGGCTGAGGTCACAGCTGGCGAAACTGGATATGAGGGAGAGGTCCTTTCAAGATGTTTGATATTTGAGAACTGTGCCCTGACCAACAAAGTATCTCCTTACACCCCCAAGATGCACACAGCAGAGGGAACAGCAGAAAGAGGCGATGTCGGTAAAATGTCAGCTGTATTTGGGAGACATGAAAACAGGCCTTGTAATGAAAGTGAGAAAGGGATTGTGGAGGATGAGAAAACACTCTGTTCTAGTCCAGATCCTAACAGAGAGTGTGAGGAGGAAATGAAAAGAATAGATGTTCAGGCTACCAGGAGGATGTTTGAGAGTCAGTCTGTGAACACGTCTGCACTAAATTCAGATAATAAAGTCCATGGGAAAGTTTCTGTTTCTGGGGATCAGACAGGGGTAGTCCAAAAACATAAACAGGTTTTTGACATGTCTAGCACAGAGAATGTACACAGCGAAGACAAAAGCAATACATGTACCAAAAGTCTTGATTTGATAGATCCGCCCAATGAACAAGACGAATGGGTCAATATCACTGACCAAAGCTCCGACCATGACTTTTCTGATTGGGAAGAAGTTTCTACTGGTGAAACAGTCTTTGAGGGTGAGCCTACGAGCTCTCCAGATCCAGAAGAAGTTGGGAAAATAATCAAAACAAGTACGGACCTTTTCCAAAACAACCCATTTATCCCAACAAACATAGAAAGAGAGCATTCCAGTGTGCATGCCTCAAATTCCCAAAGCCCAGCAGGAGACAGTGGGGCAGCTGAGGACTATATGATAGCTAATGTCAAGAACAGAGCCCACTTGTTTGAATCAATGCCATTTGACAAAATCAGGCATCAGAACAAGGACGAAATTGAGACGATGGTGGAGAACATCAAGGAAACACTGAATTCCCTTTATCATGTCAACGCCATACATTCAAATGGCTCAATCATTGAGGTAAATGAGACTATGATAGCCAAAAAGGCAAAATTCTCACTATCAGAGAGTGGGCCTGAGATAAAATATGATGAGGTGGCTGAGGGTGGTGCACAAAACTTCATACTTCAGTTGCTGCCACGGACAAACCTAAAGCCTCAGATCATTTACCTAAAGGAGGGTAGCAAAGGAAGCATGGAGGCCACAGTAGTGACTGTACCCTTGCACCAGCACCACTTCACCATCAACCAAGACACAGAGTTTAAAACTGCCAATGTGGTTCAGGTTGTTGAGGATATTCTCAATCAAGATAACTCTCTGCGGAAAGGAGTGATTATCCAGGAGGATGCAGACAGATATGCTGAAGTCATTGTTTACTCCCTCTACTATTACTTTGATGAGGATGATGTAAAAAGTTACTGTCCCCCACAAGGTGCAGAGTATGATGAACCAAAGCTAGAGAGAGGTGATGTGTATAAACCAGACAATCAAGAACTCAGAAAAGGCATTATCAAGTCAACCATAAGCTGCCTCTCAGAAGCTTCTAAAGATCAAACCTGCCAAGGATCCTTGAGGCCTGAAATCACAGTAAAAGGGAATGTAAAACTGTTCAAGAGTTGTATTGAAAAGGGAGATTTGGAGTATTTGAAAACTCTTCAGGCCGAGCCAACAGTGCAAGAGCAAGACCTTCCTCTTGATCAAAATGTGGCTGGACAAGAAATAGGTGTTCATCATGAACAGAGAGGTGATCAAGAAGAGGACAGTACTGCAGAGTGGGTCCCAGTGGATGTAAAGAGACTGAAAAATATGTTCTCTGGGGACCAAAGACCAGTTCAACCCAAGCAAAATGCTCCTGAAAAGAAACAGTCCTCTACAAAATGCAATGTTGGGGTTTTCTCCCATGGGCAAGCAAAGAATGCTTGTAGGGAGTGTGGTGGCCAAACACAAGAAGAAGCATGCAACACTGCAACTGCACCACAGGGATTATATCTACACCTTGATACATGGGATGTTGGCAGGATCCACCAGGCTGAACGAGTCGAGGTGGTGGATGACGTTGAGATCTCTAACCTCCAAACTGCGATTCATAGCCTCCAACAGGCAACAACCAAAGCCAAATCTTTGCATCAGTCATCACAAGAAAAACTGAAATTCCTTGTTCAGGAATCTTCCAAGGAACCCGATGTCTCAGTTACAGCAGGTGATGTCAAGAATTCAAGAACAAAGGCAGAATTACCTCGACAAAATGAGAGCCAAAAAGAGGACTTGTGCACTGAGCCAAGGTGTCATAAAATCCCATCTGCCTCCAATATCACCTCAGAACATAAATCACCCCCCCAAAATGAGACTACAGACACACGCTGTATAGACACTAACTCTGAAGAAGTACAAACTACTGAGACATGCATAAGAAAGTGTCAAAAAGGCACAGAGGTTGTCTCGAAACAACACTTTCAAGCTGCTTTGGTgtctgcacagagtccagaaaCATCTGCTACACAGCAAGAGGATGAGGAAGTTGTTTTTCAGGGTAAACTTCAAGCAGCTTTGGACTCCCTGGAGAGATCCAACATCAATGTCAGTAAAGGAGATTTCAGAGCAGCTATGATATACAGAAACTCATCCAAACCTCACACAGAAAGATCACAAAATGTGGATGCAGTGTCTGTTCAAAAGCCCACTAAGGAGAAGTTTTGCCCTGTGTCTGAACCTAAATCAACTCAAGCACAACTGAGACAAGAGGTCCCCGAAGAACAAGTGACTGCAGTGAATGCACAGCCCCAAAGCCAAAGTGAAACCCTAAATAAATCAACTAAAAGAGCTGCCACAGAGAAAAGCAAAAGACCTGTTGGTCCAAAACCAGCCCTTCCACCTAAACCTGAGCATCTaaaagtgaaagaaagagaCACTGAATCAGCCAACACAAATAATCCAGAGGCACCACAAACTAATACTGTGAGACCCAAAGAAACAGTTCCCCAACCACTGCCAATGAGACCGATGTCACATAGTGATTCAGTGGATCATCAAAGAAATAAGCTTTTTGATGAAGCTACACAGACGTCTCAGGAAATTAAAGTAAGGCATCAAATCCAAGGTTCAGCTGTTATCTTGGAAAGTGATAACACAGATAAGAATACCATTAAGCAACAACAGGAGATAAACGCCACAGCTGAAGAGAAAAGCCCACAGGATTTCCCAATCAAAGATAATATGAATGAAACAGATGAAAGCCATGTAGATTTTCATGAAGCTTGTAAGAAATTTGGAGGTAAAAAGGCAAAGAATTCTCCTGCAAAGCCAAAAAGAGTAAAACTGGCCCATGCTCacaacaaaaaccaaaaacacgTGTCTAGGGATAATTCCTCAGCTCTTCCATGTGTGGATGGGGAACCACAACAAACTCTAACTGGTCCAACGTGCAATAATCCAAACACACGTGGGCAAACTGCTGACAGCAAAGACAAGCATGGGAAAGACAGCAAACAAGAAAGCAAAGTTGAGATGAGGGAAAAGAAAGGACGAGCCGAGACAGAGGACGAACGCCGACAGCGGCTGTCAGTTCACATGGATGAGATCATGAGAGGGAACATAACAACAGCCAGGGAAATTTTTGACAACCTGCGAAAGCAGGAGGAACTGCAGAACATTCTCAGTCGAGTTGAAGAAATTGAAAAGGACACGAGCGAGGTCGACGTAAGATCCCTGAGGGGAGTCTTCGAGAACGTTCCTGACTGGGTTGTCAGCTCTgacaaaaggaaacaaaaaaaggcaaaagcagaaaacaaagaagagaGGCTGCCATTAACAAGAGGCAACACTGAAAGCAAGTCCTCAATGGCACATGTTTTTGGAGATCTTGAGCGAGCCAGTGAGGAAATCATGAATCTTAAAGAACAGACTTTAGCTAGACTCATGGACATAGAGGACGCCATAAAGAAGGCTCTTTATTCTGTCTCTACCTTAAAGTCTGACTCAGATATTGCTGGGTTATCATGTCTGTTCAAAGAGTCATTAGGGACAGGGCAACGATCCCCATCATCTGGTAATATCAGCAAAATAAGCATCGGGTCAAGCAGAATGAAATCACCGCAGACACAGGAAAGCCCTACAGCACAAGGAAACACAGCTCTGCCAGTTAGCCAGAGCACAAACATTAAAGTGGCCTCTGCAAAACAACGAGCAAGTCCTCCATCTTCGCCTGCCTTTATCTCCATCCAGTCAGCTGCTAGAAAAGCAGATAAAACAGAGGTGCTACCACCAGAGACCACAATCTGCCCAACATGTCAACACAGCACAAAGACAGAGGAGACATTCCGGACCACTAAAACACTGACATGCAACAGCCCTGCTCAAATCAGAAAAAGGGACCCCAGAAAAGGAGGTCAAAAGCAATCCTCCCACAGCCCTAAACGAGAGCTCAGTGTACTCGAGGTGCAGACTGACCGTGATGGGAACAGTATCACGGGCACCAAAACAGTCACAGAGAACTATGAGAGGACTGATAACTTAGGAAA from Epinephelus lanceolatus isolate andai-2023 chromosome 20, ASM4190304v1, whole genome shotgun sequence includes these protein-coding regions:
- the LOC117264807 gene encoding xin actin-binding repeat-containing protein 1 isoform X2; amino-acid sequence: MSALYLSKVAPQDSTHSPLKPAQGQSSESGKRVKQMAEDSQHTKDDIPPPPSGRHQPGPENIHGAHYLQSMPAQLSKEKLHQQRQKCELRRLLKHTHPELKMLDEVVDEELAEVLSSEAEVTAGETGYEGEVLSRCLIFENCALTNKVSPYTPKMHTAEGTAERGDVGKMSAVFGRHENRPCNESEKGIVEDEKTLCSSPDPNRECEEEMKRIDVQATRRMFESQSVNTSALNSDNKVHGKVSVSGDQTGVVQKHKQVFDMSSTENVHSEDKSNTCTKSLDLIDPPNEQDEWVNITDQSSDHDFSDWEEVSTGETVFEGEPTSSPDPEEVGKIIKTSTDLFQNNPFIPTNIEREHSSVHASNSQSPAGDSGAAEDYMIANVKNRAHLFESMPFDKIRHQNKDEIETMVENIKETLNSLYHVNAIHSNGSIIEVNETMIAKKAKFSLSESGPEIKYDEVAEGGAQNFILQLLPRTNLKPQIIYLKEGSKGSMEATVVTVPLHQHHFTINQDTEFKTANVVQVVEDILNQDNSLRKGVIIQEDADRYAEVIVYSLYYYFDEDDVKSYCPPQGAEYDEPKLERGDVYKPDNQELRKGIIKSTISCLSEASKDQTCQGSLRPEITVKGNVKLFKSCIEKGDLEYLKTLQAEPTVQEQDLPLDQNVAGQEIGVHHEQRGDQEEDSTAEWVPVDVKRLKNMFSGDQRPVQPKQNAPEKKQSSTKCNVGVFSHGQAKNACRECGGQTQEEACNTATAPQGLYLHLDTWDVGRIHQAERVEVVDDVEISNLQTAIHSLQQATTKAKSLHQSSQEKLKFLVQESSKEPDVSVTAGDVKNSRTKAELPRQNESQKEDLCTEPRCHKIPSASNITSEHKSPPQNETTDTRCIDTNSEEVQTTETCIRKCQKGTEVVSKQHFQAALVSAQSPETSATQQEDEEVVFQGKLQAALDSLERSNINVSKGDFRAAMIYRNSSKPHTERSQNVDAVSVQKPTKEKFCPVSEPKSTQAQLRQEVPEEQVTAVNAQPQSQSETLNKSTKRAATEKSKRPVGPKPALPPKPEHLKVKERDTESANTNNPEAPQTNTVRPKETVPQPLPMRPMSHSDSVDHQRNKLFDEATQTSQEIKVRHQIQGSAVILESDNTDKNTIKQQQEINATAEEKSPQDFPIKDNMNETDESHVDFHEACKKFGGKKAKNSPAKPKRVKLAHAHNKNQKHVSRDNSSALPCVDGEPQQTLTGPTCNNPNTRGQTADSKDKHGKDSKQESKVEMREKKGRAETEDERRQRLSVHMDEIMRGNITTAREIFDNLRKQEELQNILSRVEEIEKDTSEVDVRSLRGVFENVPDWVVSSDKRKQKKAKAENKEERLPLTRGNTESKSSMAHVFGDLERASEEIMNLKEQTLARLMDIEDAIKKALYSVSTLKSDSDIAGLSCLFKESLGTGQRSPSSGNISKISIGSSRMKSPQTQESPTAQGNTALPVSQSTNIKVASAKQRASPPSSPAFISIQSAARKADKTEVLPPETTICPTCQHSTKTEETFRTTKTLTCNSPAQIRKRDPRKGGQKQSSHSPKRELSVLEVQTDRDGNSITGTKTVTENYERTDNLGNRFYSSKTSTVVTAQPETTTSTGQTSPATYQVTKYPEVRLPVNQKP